One stretch of Cydia pomonella isolate Wapato2018A chromosome 24, ilCydPomo1, whole genome shotgun sequence DNA includes these proteins:
- the LOC133531165 gene encoding uncharacterized protein LOC133531165, with translation MALNPLNELKRRLEDKTIVLPKRLCLARNVIHSPHFPAGPKERVVAEWLDGITKQNGLSGGELRNILGWISIGDDLSGDLKTTLIQIVSDYVKNSTLTLEDIHSILNFLENEKLAKQVTENIDENLFVSIALLRLLRNTVIKDVNKVNILTTRILTHLTKHYKESKKKLEFIIKLLDGENLETIFSLLDTENRNLVIELCQNILFPMNKKTFFISFLQTLVRKDNIDELIAEKGDNIQSVLKIMNTFFEFPKGRTSKDFNFLCNFVDVFVSCFKGEHQLIFALYIITTSSLNMTQKYLNPNMILSSIVFEENDDKIKRNIFLKFLDILLKNEVDISVRLTDTFGEKISKVEIKKNFTGFLQSIMMGLLKLEGKPDKTTMNIINVALQLDPILIEQKLDTILPPIMAAKKNNSSTMETYTSMVKCLLHTLFKLSRGTLFITQILPNVKLILEACNPEQFELIQKSKEDDSEKIKSKIITSNDIIPQECVEMYGRWTSELMFRQNSELLVTLHKDFQVHCLMMLEEGYVSPSIITLAEVLAAILCSFFENSKMADHTVPRHIAEEFWNTFGNFENECLKKLGECVLKLNYNPNLANAFLKLCVSFSRLKLINLKYGNIKVDMQAGNTSAVIDFSPILPCLKTKQWVTLAGKVQEEDSRLQLDHLVANKILAVELLKTNPNIKTESEIEDKSHLIKQLTSSDCLKDDSYFNKIVMTNIERGHAKQLAKYLVKLYLSNIEIDIFKRSSVINNRPLLNALVLETLKNISKCLENADELTKALSKSEFDLTLFLKDIDVKEYFNKLSVTEESEVAGYLEILKQLQIYYLEEKYQLAAIFLMLAVKKSVSKKLKRNIDHILQSIYELTPKNPDLYKIFPVNFLFSFTTLDSREDSQQDITLIELMTLKIKTSNNLLLIKSTLETGVKKVKTDSEIVKSIVKILLKKQKSKNNSTEYFCDPVFQISCIILPIIAKEKRAITTSAYRSILADLQEKIHKTMLDAFKKIDFSETRSFSQDTGNIEDSVVSDNIMAALNAMEAYSLTLSKYCETNDAAESKNLDFLWSGLNFFIENAIQAIQNPDSKAPHIESSIHLLNVSLRYMKKLETHDIFKDKDGLFLKIWRSIKNRLLMAYDKTQKKRISDSCLEHISTSLKFVLELSSIECFTKQFVGDLGSLATLKDLQSLKDETTANTVLTSHKVSKYLTTQCLKANITGPKCAALSKQTYNTCKTLRSWLKDNYEYGLEVKGERIVVEEKEVIVGDVVCDVLRSGLEVLSEIVLGARRIILDYKFLDSIFELLHQIHGILCCNKRVRCTVAWPAFFTLYDGSTAVLNSLLVSREEILEDRWPCYMQCYRALVFSLCERSSSQVKLDKATEDRLAEAAHSIEKLTQSICKRKTHISRLATYTVADISSWLERTAPCKMVRQHLENSVVLFIQASDSTHAMAFLRRALAGSPGQMTMTNLYTMYKRYHKYTGNA, from the exons ATGGCACTGAATCCTTTAAACG aatTAAAACGGCGCTTGGAAGATAAAACAATAGTCCTACCAAAACGTCTCTGTCTGGCGCGAAATGTCATCCACTCCCCACACTTCCCTGCTGGTCCAAAGGAGAGAGTCGTTGCAGAATGGCTCGATGGAATAACAAAGCAGAATGGACTCTCTGGAGGGGAGCTAAGGAATATTCTAGGCTGGATCAGTATTGGTGATGATTTGAGTGGCGATTTGAAAACTACACTAATACAG aTTGTGTCAGATTATGTTAAAAACAGCACATTAACACTTGAGGATATCCATTCAATTCTCAACTTCTTGGAAAATGAAAAACTTGCCAAacaagttacagaaaatattgATGAAAACCTATTTGTATCCATTGCATTACTGCGATTATTAAGAAACACTGTTATCAAAGAtgtaaataaagttaatattcttACAACAAGAATTCTAACTCACctcacaaaacactataaaGAGTCAAAGAAGAAActtgaatttataataaaactattaGATGGAGAAAACTTAGAAACAATATTCAGTTTACTAGATACTGAAAATCGTAATTTGGTTATAGAGTTATGTCAGAACATCCTTTTTccaatgaataaaaaaactttcttcATCAGCTTCTTACAGACTTTAGTAAGAAAAGATAATATTGATGAATTGATTGCGGAAAAAGGAGACAATATTCAGTCAGTGttgaaaataatgaatacaTTCTTCGAGTTCCCAAAAGGCCGCACTTCAAAAGACTTCAATTTCTTATGTAATTTTGTTGATGTTTTTGTGTCATGCTTTAAAGGAGAACATCAGCTTATATTtgctttatatataattactactTCATCTTTGAACATGACGCAAAAGTATTTAAATCCTAACATGATTTTATCTTCAATTGTATTTGAAGAAAATGATGACAAAATTAaaaggaatatttttcttaagttCCTTgatattttactaaaaaacgAAGTTGATATCAGTGTCAGAttgacagatacttttggtgaGAAGATATCTAAAGTTGAGATTAAAAAGAACTTTACTGGATTTCTCCAAAGCATTATGATGGGGCTCTTGAAACTAGAAGGAAAGCCTGATAAAACtacaatgaatataataaatgtagCATTGCAATTGGATCCAATATTAATTGAACAAAAGTTAGACACAATCCTGCCACCAATTATGGCTgctaagaaaaataattcaagCACTATGGAAACATACACCTCCATGGTAAAATGCCTTCTACACACCTTATTTAAACTTAGCAGAGGCACTTTATTCATCACGCAAATACTACCAAAtgtaaaacttattttagaAGCTTGCAACCCAGAGCAATTTGAATTGATACAAAAATCAAAAGAAGATGATTCAGAGAAGATCAAAAGTAAGATAATCACAAGCAATGATATCATACCACAAGAATGTGTGGAAATGTATGGAAGATGGACTTCAGAGTTAATGTTTAGGCAAAACAGTGAACTACTGGTGACTTTACACAAAGATTTCCAAGTACACTGCCTTATGATGTTGGAAGAAGGTTATGTCA GTCCCTCGATCATAACTCTGGCTGAAGTCCTGGCGGCCATTTTGTGCAGCTTTTTCGAGAACAGCAAGATGGCAGACCACACGGTCCCGCGCCACATCGCGGAGGAGTTCTGGAACACATTTGGAAACTTCGAGAATGAATGCTTGAAGAAGTTGGGAGAGTGTGTACTGAAACTAAATTAT AATCCCAATTTAGCTAACGCATTTTTAAAGCTTTGCGTAAGCTTCTCCAGACTGAAActgattaatttaaaatatggcAACATTAAAGTGGACATGCAGGCTGGCAACACCAGTGCAGTTATCGACTTTAGCCCGATACTGCCGTGTTTGAAGACGAAACAATGGGTAACGCTGGCTGGTAAGGTTCAGGAGGAGGATTCAAGGTTGCAATTG gATCACCTAGTAGCCAACAAAATCCTAGCAGTGGAGTTACTAAAAACAAACCCAAATATAAAAACAGAGTCGGAAATAGAAGACAAATCACACTTAATAAAGCAACTTACCAGTTCGGATTGCTTAAAAGATGAcagttattttaacaaaattgtaATGACGAACATAGAAAGGGGACACGCAAAACAACTGGCAAAATACTTagtgaaattatatttaagtaatatcGAAATAGATATATTTAAACGTAGTTCCGTGATAAATAATAGACCATTGCTAAATGCTCTGGTGTTGGAGACAttgaaaaatataagtaaatgtcTAGAAAACGCAGATGAATTGACAAAAGCTTTGAGTAAATCAGAGTTTGAtttgacattatttttaaaagacatTGATGTGAAAgagtattttaacaaattatcTGTAACCGAAGAAAGTGAAGTAGCTGGATATTTGGAAATATTGAAGCAATTGCAGATCTACTATTTGGAAGAAAAATATcaattggcagcgatttttttaatgttagcaGTGAAGAAAAGTGTTAGTAAAAAATTGAAACGCAATATTGATCATATTTTGCAAAGTATTTACGAATTAACCCCAAAGAATCCGGACTTATACAAAATATTCCCAGTGAATTTCTTGTTTTCTTTCACAACATTAGATTCACGAGAAGATTCACAACAAGACATAACATTAATAGAATTAAtgacacttaaaataaaaacgtccAATAACCTGCTTCTGATCAAAAGCACATTAGAAACTGGAGTGAAAAAAGTTAAAACCGACAGCGAAATTGTCAAAAGCATAGTCAAAATACTtctcaaaaaacaaaaaagcaaAAACAACTCAACTGAGTATTTCTGCGATCCAGTATTCCAAATAAGCTGTATAATTTTACCGATTATAGCTAAAGAGAAACGAGCTATTACTACAAGCGCTTACAGATCTATATTAGCCGATTTGCAAGAAAAAATACACAAGACTATGCTGGatgcgtttaaaaaaatagattttagtgAAACTAGATCGTTTAGTCAAGATACTGGCAACATTGAAGACTCGGTAGTTTCTGACAATATAATGGCGGCACTGAATGCGATGGAGGCATATTCCCTCACATTGTCGAAGTATTGTGAAACAAATGATGCTGCGGAAAGTAAGAATTTGGACTTCCTTTGGTCCGGATTGAATTTCTTCATAGAAAATGCT ATACAAGCGATCCAAAACCCAGACTCCAAAGCACCACACATCGAATCATCTATACACCTACTAAACGTATCACTGCGTTACATGAAGAAACTCGAAACCCACGACATTTTCAAAGACAAGGAtggtttgtttttaaaaatatggcGCAGCATAAAAAACAGATTGCTTATGGCTTATGATAAAACACAAAAGAAGAGAATTAGTGATAGTTGCTTGGAACATATAAGTACTTCTTTGAAGTTTGTATTGGAGTTGTCGTCTATTGAGTGCTTTACTAAGCAGTTTGTTGGTGATTTAGGCAGTTTGGCAACTCtgaag GATCTACAATCTCTAAAAGATGAAACTACAGCGAACACAGTCTTAACCTCTCACAAAGTATCGAAATACTTGACCACACAATGTCTCAAAGCCAACATAACGGGCCCAAAATGTGCCGCCTTGTCCAAACAAACGTACAACACATGTAAAACATTAAGGTCCTGGCTTAAAGATAATTATGAGTATGGTTTGGAAGTGAAAGGAGAGAGGATAGTGGTTGAGGAGAAGGAAGTGATAGTGGGAGACGTTGTTTGTGATGTGTTGAGGAGTGGTTTGGAGGTGCTGTCGGAAATCGTTTTGGGTGCAAGGAGG ATAATCCTCGACTACAAGTTCCTAGACTCGATCTTCGAGCTCCTCCACCAGATACACGGCATTCTGTGCTGTAACAAGCGCGTAAGGTGCACAGTGGCCTGGCCGGCGTTCTTTACGCTGTACGACGGGTCGACGGCCGTGTTGAACAGTTTGCTCGTGTCCAGGGAGGAGATATTGGAAGACAG ATGGCCGTGCTACATGCAGTGCTACAGGGCGCTTGTGTTTTCCCTGTGCGAGCGATCTTCCTCGCAAGTGAAATTGGACAAAGCTACAGAAGATCGGCTCGCTGAGGCAGCACATTCTATTGAAAA atTAACCCAATCCATCTGCAAGCGAAAAACCCACATATCCCGCCTCGCAACCTACACCGTAGCCGACATCTCCTCCTGGCTGGAACGCACGGCCCCTTGCAAGATGGTCCGCCAACATCTAGAGAACTCCGTAGTACTGTTCATACAGGCGTCCGATAGTACGCACGCTATGGCGTTCTTGAGGAGGGCATTAGCGGGCTCGCCAGGGCAGATGACTATGACTAACTTGTATACTATGTATAAGAGGTATCATAAGTATACAGGCAATGCCTAA
- the LOC133531166 gene encoding cofilin/actin-depolymerizing factor homolog has translation MASGVTVSDACKTTYEEIKKDKKHRYVVFYIRDEKQIDVETIGERNAEYEQFLEHLQQGGTGECRYGLFDFEYTHQCQGTSEASKKQKLFLMSWCPDTAKVKKKMLYSSSFDALKKSLVGVQKYIQATDLSEASQEAVEEKLRATDRQ, from the exons ATG GCGTCTGGTGTGACAGTATCGGACGCGTGCAAGACCACGTACGAGGAGATAAAGAAGGACAAGAAGCACCGATACGTGGTGTTCTACATCCGCGACGAGAAGCAGATCGACGTGGAGACCATCGGCGAGCGCAACGCCGAGTACGAGCAATTCCTCGAGCACCTGCAGCAGGGCGGCACCGGCGAGTGCAG ATATGGCCTGTTCGACTTTGAATACACGCACCAATGCCAAGGCACGTCGGAGGCGAGCAAGAAACAAAAGCTGTTCCTCATGTCGTGGTGCCCTGACACCGCCAAGGTCAAGAAGAAGATGTTGTACTCCAG CTCTTTCGACGCCCTGAAGAAGTCCCTAGTCGGCGTACAGAAATACATCCAGGCCACCGACCTGTCCGAGGCGTCCCAGGAGGCCGTGGAGGAGAAGCTGCGCGCCACGGACCGCCAGTAG